Below is a genomic region from Elephas maximus indicus isolate mEleMax1 chromosome 22, mEleMax1 primary haplotype, whole genome shotgun sequence.
GACCTCCTGGCAGCACCTTGAATGTGAGTGTGTGCttggcctgcgccaccttttcACTGCCTGTCTTAGTAAGGCTCTCCCCAACCCTATTCAACATTGCAGTCTACACGTACACAACGTTCTGTCCCTGTTCTCCATTGCTgatgagtcatagcgaccccatatacatATACCCCATATACAGTACAGTTTCATGAAGGCAAGAACGTGTCTGTTGTTCGTTGCTCTGTCCCTAATGCCTGCCATGTAAAATTAGCTCAGtggaatatttgttgagtgaaattttttttttaattattatccaATGATTGCATATTCTCTTTACAATAGGTCATTAAACAGTTGATGAAAAAAGAATTTACCCTAGAGTTTTCACGCGATAGAAAATCAATGTCGGTTTATTGCACACCAAACAAACCAAGCCGAACATCCATGAGCAAGATGTTTGTGAAGGCAAGTACAGCACCCTGAAATCAACCCATTCTCACCAGGACCAGGGTCCCCTTGAGCCAGCTAACAGTACTGTTCATCTGAACCTTTGTTTCCAGGGCGCTCCCGAGGGTGTCATTGAGAGGTGTACCCACATTCGAGTTGGAAGCACGAAGATTCCCATAACTCCGGGGGTCAAGCAGAAGATCATGTCTGTTATTCGGGAGTGGGGCAGTGGCAGCGACACCCTGCGCTGCCTGGCTCTGGCCACTCACGACAACCCAATGAGGAGAGAAGAGATGAACCTTGAGGACTCTGCCAACTTCATCAAGTATGAGGTGAGTGGTTCTTGGTCGCACCCCGCTTGTCATCGTGGCCAAAGGGCTCGCCTTCGGGTAAAAAAAGGTCAAGGTCTGGGGCTTTTACCAAGAAAGAGGCATGGTGATTTGTTCAGCCACGGGCCACATGCGTCAGCCTTAAAGCTTAGGTGGTTGTTGGAAACATACACTAGCTAACGCCTTAACAAAAGGCTGTTACCGTGAAAGTAGAATAATCAAGATGTCAGCTACATGAGCTTGTGAAACCTATTTTGCAAATTTCATGTAgattaagatttttttaattaggaatgtttttaaaatacacattagTTATTGAAGGTTAAAGTAGCCAAGTTGAGAAAATCCTTCTACTTCTCTTCTGCTCATAGAACAACTTCAGATCAGGGATGTTTTCTCCGAAAGCTTTGAATGAAATGAACAAGCTCTGATGGCCAATTTCAAGACGTTCTTACTCCTAGGGTGGTTTTTTTCCCATTTCACATTATTATTATGAGAGTTAAAGAATGATTTGGTAACAAGGGGATAGTGACATTTCTAATCCTTCCTGATTAATTGAAATTAATACTATTTTATATCAGTATTGTGACTTTTATTCTTAGATGATAAGAGTCAATGTAAAATTGCATAATTTTTTATCTCAtaagaaaatggagaacaacaactggatggtgcccaggtatcattactgaacgttttgatcaaagtttctacaaaagaatcctgatcaaaaggggggaaacagagaacagaatttcaaaacctcatggaatccagactttctggagccacaggggctggatgaacccctgaaactactgccctaagataatctttaaaccttaaaccaaaaatattgtgacatcttaaaaccaaacaatagtttagcttaactagtaaagaatgtctgtgttgagcattgtgctcttttaagatctgtctatataggatgaagcttagggggcagtgagttcatgtgaaTGGGGGAGGGGcagttcagaaaaggaggctgagaatggcTCCACCACTcgaagaacgtaatcagtgtcactgaattgtacgggtagaaattgttcaattggtgtatgttttgctgtgtatattctcaacaacagcaaaaaataaagtattcaaaaaagagagaaaatgtagACTCTTTTGCTCTTGATGTATTATTAGCCATGGTTTAAATTGGGGGGTGGCGGAGAGCCAGAATTTTCCTGTTTAAACATAAAGTGATTCTTTCAATTCAGACCAATCTGACCTTCGTTGGCTGCGTGGGCATGCTGGACCCCCCGAGAAGTGAAGTGGCCTCGTCAGTGAAGTTGTGCAGGCAGGCAGGCATCCGCGTCATCATGATCACGGGGGACAACAAGGGTACCGCTGTGGCCATCTGTCGCCGGATTGGCATCTTCCGGCAGGATGAGGATGTGACGTCGAAGGCCTTCACAGGCCGGGAGTTTGACGAGCTCAGTCCCTCAGCGCAGAGGGACGCCTGCTTGACGGCTCGCTGCTTCGCTCGTGTGGAGCCTTCCCACAAGTCTAAAATCGTAGAGTTTCTTCAGTCTTTTGATGAGATTACAGCTATGGTGAGTGTCCTGGGACAACACCCTACAGGTGATTGAAACTGCACCCATGCACAGCAGACTCTGATTTTGATCATTAAATTTTTCACAGTAGCTCCCTGATTTGtaatttcttgattttgtttgGATCTGGGCTACTTCTCTAGAATCCTGTTGACCCATAGTTGGTATGATGTACGTTGCCTGCAGGGAAGATGCTAAGAGTAGCTTAAGACCCAGAGGTGCCTTCTGAATCAGTCAGGAAATATTTGGTGGTGTCTAGTCTTTGTCTTGGTTAAAATAGGCTTGTTTTTATCTTAAATTTTCTAAAAAGTGATTCAGGGTGTTGTAATCAGCTAGCTCCTGTCGCCCAGCCTTTGAAAACTCCACCCTCCATAGAACGTGCTGGTGAAACGTTCTCTCAGAGTGCCTGCTCATGACACCGTTCACTGGCTTCTTCCTCTCCTGATTGTCAACCAGAATTAGCGTGTTAGCACTTTGCTTTCtacataactttttaaaaattaaatttttcaaCCAGGTGTTCTAGTTATATGCCTCTCTGGCccccttttccttcctcctcacCTTCTCCCAGAGGCATCACCACTCTGAATTTGTATAGTAATTGTCTTCACACAAAGACCTGGGAATGATATTATGTATCTGTAAACCGTGTTTACTATGTCTGCATAAGTCTTTCATCCTCACTGCTTATAAGCTGCTTTCAGAAAACAGATTTTACCTGGGAAGTGTGAAATTGCCAAATGAGGCTACAAAAGAGACATCAGAGGAGAGTGAACTAAGGGGGCTTCaggtttatctgtattttttacCAAAAAACTTATAGAGTAGGATGATGGAGTACTTACATCCACGTGGATAATGTCAAAGAGAATACCTGCAGACTACATTCTGGAGGAGCCAGAGTGTCTCATGCAGATGTCTGTAAACCAGACTATGGTTCCCTCACAGACTGGGGACGGTGTGAACGATGCGCCTGCTCTGAAGAAGTCTGAGATCGGCATCGCCATGGGCTCCGGCACCGCCGTGGCCAAGACTGCCTCTGAGATGGTCTTGGCCGACGACAACTTCTCCACCATTGTGGCGGCCGTCGAGGAGGGACGGGCAATCTACAACAACATGAAGCAGTTCATCCGCTACCTCATCTCGTCCAACGTCGGCGAGGTCGTCTGGTAGGTCTCTGTGACGGGTCGCTTCTCTTCCTGTATCTAAGACTGGAGGTTGTGATGGCCACCTTTCGTACTGCAGcagtttttctctctgtgtgtgagtTGGGGGTGGGCAGACAGGACACGGATCCCTTGTGGCGGTCATGGCCTCAGAAGGGCACCGCGGCCACCTTGGTGCACACACAAAAGAAACCCTTCGTAGTGTAGAAGTGACTTTAAATTAACCATATAAAATGGCACAAAATTCTTGGTCCTCTAAAAGTTAGCTTTAATTAGAAATTGGGTATACTAAATGTTTAATGATCACCCAAAAAATTATTTCCAGCAATTTCAGGCAACCACTGTTGCCATTCCTTCATTTtgtggagagaggagagggatgaTGAGGTTGGTTAAAACAGTGGCCAGAAATAAgctgaggtcttcctcttctttccttgGTGGGAGCAGTATTTTCCTGACAGCGGCCCTGGGTTTTCCTGAGGCTTTAATTCCTGTCCAGCTGCTCTGGGTCAACCTGGTGACAGACGGCCTACCCGCTACCGCCCTGGGCTTCAACCCTCCTGATCTGGACATCATGAATAAGCCGCCCCGGAACCCCAAGGAGCCACTGATCAGTGGGTGGCTCTTTTTCCGTTACCTCGCAATTGGCTGTGAGTAGTTTCTTAATATTACTGGGTTTTAAACAAAATGTCTGTGGGGCTAAATTTTGTAATGTCGCTGGTTTTGTGAAAACTACCTTTTTCTTCTGTCCTCAAGTTAGGGtagcaaaaaaaaatccaaggctCTCTTATCATTTAATGAGCTACTTAGGCCACTCTATACCTTATAGTCCCTTGTCTTAGCATCCTTGGTGCTTCCTTGGCTTTTGTGAATGAGCAGTCACGCAAGGTTTTCCAATGTAGCCGTGTGTGCCAAGGGATAGGAAAACGAGAGAAACCCttgatgagatgcattgacacgaTAGCCAacacagtgagctcaaacatgccCACGAtcgtaaggatgacacaggaccgggcggtgtttcgttctgctgtccataaggttgccatgagtcggagccgactcgacagcagctaacaacaacaagccaaaGGATACAAAGACCACTCAGGCTGCCCTCTTCGAGCCCCTAGGTGAGACCTGAGCTGATAATAACGACCAAGATATAAATACCTGTTCCTGTGAGCAGTAAGAGCAGGGAGCCATGCATTTACCACCACGAACCCTGTGCACACACGGCACTGCCATGGGCCACGTTATGTTCTGCTTGGTGTCTGTGTAGCCCTCGTCCTCCTGAGCCCAGGTGCTGGAGAGTAAATAGCGTCCCTAGGATCCCAGAGGAGGGTGCTGTGTTATGTTTTGATAGGATAGTCTGTTAGCACACTGGGACATTATCTCATTCTGACGTCTCCCTCATAAGAAACATCCTGCAGTTGGACTGATGGCTGAGGAGGAGTGCTTCCAGCATCTGCTCCAGGAACGCCTGCCGCTCTGCACTCCGCAGTAGCCGCTCTGCACTCCGCAGTAGCCTCTCTGCACTCCGCAGTAGCCGCTCACACCGTGTTGCCCTGTAATGGCTCTGCCAGCCCTTCAGTGGCATCAGTAAAAGTGGTCGTGGTGTGGTCTGGTCCTCCAGCGCTGTCGCCCTGTGTGGGCCACACATGTGCCTGCAGCTGGTGAAAGACCGGCAGAGCTAGGCAGAGGTTGACAGGTTCCAGTCGGTTCCTTTTCTTACAAATTCTGGAGAAAAGGCTGGCTGGTTCTTCGGAGCTGGCAGCATACCCCCTCCCCCCGTGCCCCCCCACGTAGTCCCCGTGGTCAGGCTGCTGTGGCGGATGCAAGTCTGCAGTCACTGGGGGGTGGTGCACAGCATGGTTCCCCCGACACACGGTCTTTCCTCCTTGTCCTTGTGGGAGTGGGCGCCACGTTTGTGAGCACCGTGACCTTCTGTCCCCAGGTTATGTTGGTGCCGCTACCGTGGGCGCTGCTGCGTGGTGGTTTATCGCTGCTGACGGCGGTCCCCGGGTCACCTTCTACCAGCTGGTATGTAGCCACTTGTTCCCGTGCCTTGGCTACAGTGCTTTGAGTTGTTCTTGACCTCTCCTGTGGTCTCCATGTCTATCGAACAACTCCAAGGCTTATACAACCAGCAGGTTGCTTGTAAGGTCAGCAGGTTGCATCTGAGGCTATTCTGAATGAGCAGGGCTTCTCTGGGAAGTGGGGTGACATTCCGTGGCTCTCGTATGTACACGGGGGTCTGCGTGCTGGGCTTGGCGTGGGATTAGCACACGGACTTGGGAAGGCTGCCTTGCTGATCCGGACCTTGATTGGCATCTGGTTGCAGAGTCACTTCCTACAGTGTAAAGACGACAACCCTGATTTTGAAGGAGTGGATTGTGCAGTCTTTGAATCCCCGTACCCGATGACAATGGCGCTTTCTGTTCTTGTAACCATAGAGATGTGTAATGCCCTCAACAGGTGAGTGAGTCTTCATGGCCAGCCTCAGCAAGTGTTGTGCCCACAGGGCACTGAGGGCTATTGAGTCACGGTTGACTAAGAGCACAGGACAGAGCTTTCCTCCCAAAAAGACAGGAACGAGCAGCGCCAGTTTAAGAGCTGAACTTCCTCACCCCTAGGACGGAGTGGGAGCGCTAAGCCACATGCTGCCTGAGTTCTCCTGAGACGACAGAGGCCCAGAATAGGAACTCCTGACCCCCACCTGCCAGTTCCCATAGGGAGGAGCTTCTGCCCTTTAGCATTGAGAAACGGTATTCTCCAGTTAAGCCAGTGACAAAAATGGAAACTTGTAAATAGTCTGTGCCAAGGGCAACTGAAGGCAGCTCTGAGCCTGCCAGAATGGAACCTGCTGTGCCGAAGCCTAGATTTGAAATTGGAAGTTTGTCCTACATTTGAAGAGTCCCTTGGGTCGCTTAGCCAGAGGAGAAAGTAGTCAGTCCGTGGGCTCAGTCGGGTCAGGACCTGGCGCAGGGTGAGGGAGGCCCCTGCGGCACGCTGCAGAGGTGCCTCACAGACCACTCCTCGCCCACAGCTTGTCTGAAAACCAGTCCTTGCTGAGGATGCCCCCCTGGGAGAACATCTGGCTCGTGGGCTCCATCTGCCTGTCCATGTCCCTCCACTTCCTCATCCTCTACGTGGAGCCCTTGCCTGTGAGTGCCAGGGGCTCAAGCTGGCGGTGGGGCCCGGGCAGGCCGGGCGTGCTGCTGCCTGCCTAATGGCCGCCTGATGAGGCTTCTCTGTGTTGCAGCTTATCTTCCAGATCACACCGCTGAACTTGACCCAGTGGCTGATGGTGCTGAAAATCTCCCTGCCCGTGATCCTCATGGACGAGACCCTCAAGTTCGTGGCGCGCAACTACCTGGAGCCTGGTAAAGAGTGTGTGCAGCCGGCGCGGCCATGCTCGCTCTCAGCGTGCACCGACGGCATCTCCTGGCCTTTTGTGCTGCTCGTAGTGCCGCTGGTGGTCTGGGTCTATAGCACAGACACTAACTTCACCGATATGTTCTGGTCTTGACTGACAGCTTGGCCTAAAGAAGATGTTTAACTtaatcaattaatttttttttttattgtttaaagcAACTGTCTATTTCTGCTGAATTTTCACATGAACATATTGGCTGGTGAAGGAGGTTTCATATTctagattttgttttgctttttctgaaCTCCAGTGGGGcaagattttcctttttttatacacataattAAAGTGTCCATTGACATGTACAGAGAACTAACActattttatgcaaatatttttttgtagatgaaaaAGCATGTACAGTGTTCTGTTTAATACTTGTCCTTGTATAAAAAACATAGCTGAGCCAGCAGACATTGTCAGCAGTTAATTGGCAGCAGATTTTAGGCAAGGGATGTGTGTGGTTTTTCTAAAACTAAATAGCATGTGTCGTGTCTTCTGCATGATCATCTGGGTTTAATTTGATGTCACAGTCTAATTGTATTCCTAAGCCAATTTTTCTGCACTGAGCAGAGTCCTGCTACCTCAGTCAGTATTTTTTGGTTTGCCACTTCCTCACCCCTGGCCCTCCGCTTACCTCCACCCCTCCCCGCTCAGCTTCTCCTAGGGTTTCCCGTGGTTCTGTTTACATCAGTCTTAACAAGAGGTATGCCTGTTCTCGCTTGTGCAGAAAACATTGCTCCAGATTCAATCTACTGGGTTCATGGCCCCTCACGTAGTTTCTAAGgttatttatttaaatgtctaatgtattttattgtgacagacattttttttttttttgccagcattgcctatttcagtggcacttcacaatctagtttaaaaagaaaaaataaaacattttaaatggacagagaaaaaaataactgtCTTGTTTTTAACTCTTAAATGGCTGAGCTTTAAATATCCAACTTTCTTTTGCGTTCTTAGCTCAGACCCTTAGTTAGCATTCCTGTGCTCGGTGGGAGGGTCCCGTCAGCTCAGAGCGAGCAGCAGGAGTCTGACCTGAGGCACAGGCACTCGCTGTCATCTCTGGTCCATGTTTTGTACAAACTCCTGCCGGCCTGTCCCGCCTGCTGTAGAGAACACAAGGGCAGTGTGCGTGTGTACGTGCGTGTATGTGTTTTGTAAAATCTGTAAATAGCACGTGACCAAATGAACATATTGTAtagaactatttttattttactgtggcGCTAACCACCACCATCATTCCTGTGATAAATGTTTGCGCATGTTCCGAGATCAGTCTTACCAACAGTGTATAAATCATTAACAGTCCTAACTCtggtgtttttctccaatgccttccaACATTCATCAACTAAAGTGAGTATTTTCTTCCCTGTAACTTGGATGCTTTAGCTTACAAGTGACTGTCACAACATGAGATAGCTGTGTGATGCTAATGAATCAGTAGTGACTTCCTCCATCCCCAGTGAGGCCGGTGTTGCTCTGCCGTGCCAGCTACCCCGGCAGGGACGGCCTGTGGCAGCAGCCGGGTGGCACGAGAGACTCGGCGCAGCACTAGCTGACCGATGTGACTCTGCAGATGCCACACGCTGCCTAGGACAGTGGCTCGGCAGGATTTCTGGGAGGGCCACGCCAGGCAGGCCCAGGGAGCGGTGCTGGTCCAGGGCTGAGATGAGGATCCACAGAGATGTGTCTGGTTCTTTTGATCTTTTTTAGCGGCAAGGACTGGGCCCCAAACATTGCTGCCTCGTTCATTAGGAAGCAGAAGGCTGGTGAACGCCGAACCAGCCACAAACCCCGAGTCACGAGGCTACTTTTAAAGAGACTTCTTGTTTCGCCCCCTGGGTCAGTCCCTTGGTGGCCAAGACTTTTCTCTCCAGGGCGTGTTAAAGCACAGGTACCAACCCGAGGCTCCACTCAGTCCCCGTCAGCCCCGTCGTAGTCCACATGAGCGTGGCCCCGTTTGTATTTGAGGTGGCAGGGAAGGGGCTTCAGTGCTGGCCATCGGGCCAGCAAGGTGTGATGGGAGCACTTGGCGTTTGGGAGGAGTTAATGGATGTCAAGCAGGACAGGTGCTGCCGAGTGCAGAGGTCGCAGTCTAACGGGACACAAGTGGAGAATGGAAACAGGCTCTGAACATGCGGTCTCGACCCGCTGAGGCTCTCAGGGAAGGGAGGCTGCTGTCTTTAGCATCagaaagcaggagaggaaacATGTTGAGTGAAGCATTTTAACTGCAAACCAAAACGGTGTCTGGGCTGGCTGAGCAGGGCACTCAGTACCCACTGGAACCAGAGTGACAGAGCCAAGTGTTTCGACCGAATTCCTCGACTTGGTCACATGGGTGGGGCAGCTGCAGGACCTTGTCCACCCCAGTGATGGCACCAGCCGTGGCTCCTGCAGCCCCTGGATTTGGTTTAGGCACCCACTTCCCTAGGCCTAGACAGCTGGACTCTGAATAGATGAACCCACAAAGACAGGGGTGCCTCCAGGGACGGCCAGCCAGCGCTCTgctcccccacccacccagcagGAGGACAGGTGGCGGCATCTCAGACCCACTCAATACCTGCTGTCGGGCAGCCCTTGCCCGAAAGGCTCCATGTTCTCCTGACACGCAGGTGGCAGAAGCCTCTCCTGTCTGTCCTGCTTTCTGCCCCCTACCTCTCGCAGCCTCTCTGATAGGGCCGTGCCCTTTGCCCAGGGGCCCGAGGGTGCGGGGCAGAGGCGGAGTAGCTGGCCGGCTTTGCTCACAAGCAGCTGCTGCCATGTGTACCTCACAGTGGTCACGGCTGCATGGTGGGCAGACCCCATAGAGATTGTGTCTGCCGGCCACCTGGGGTGTCTACAGTTATCATGAGCTCCATGTTGCCCTTTGACCTAAACCACTGAATTCTGCAACCCAGCGCCCTGCAGTTAAGGACAAGGCAGCCTTCAGCTTGTGTGTCAGCCGGGGATGGAGACCATGAGCCGGACAAAGCTGTTTTCCCTGGCAGGGCAGGGCCTGGCCCCTGCAGAGGCTGCTCTGAGGACAAGGGGAGAGCTAGGGGCTCTGCACCACCGCTCGCTGCTCCTCTGTGCTCCGTGTCCTTAACCTCTGCACTGCTAACCACCCCCTTTCCTCTGGCCTCTCTCACTGCTGGTAAACACCCGAACCTTCTCCTGAAGCACCCACCTGCCAGCCCGCCTGTGGCAGCCTCCTGCAAGCCAGGGTGGCTTTGTTCTGCAGCCGGAAAGCCCGAGGGGTGTGTGTCACTGAGCCAGGCCTTCTGGGATGCAAGCCTGCTTGGGTGCATCTCAGGAACCGTTAACCAGAAATGCTGGCCTTAACCTTACAGATCAGACTGGGTGTCCTTTTCATCTGTCACCATTAGTCTTAAGTAAACAGTTATTCTAACATTTCCTCCCTGTGTTTCATAAAGCTgatttcctctctctttccttttcagcAATACTGGAGTAACCGCTTCCTAAACCATTTTGCAGAAATGTAAGGGTGTTCGGTTGCGTGCATGTGTGTTTTTAGCAATACATCTACCGACCTCTGCATGATTGATGTTGGGGGAAGGAGACAAGCTTCCCTGACTCTGTGTGTTCTGTGGAGGAGATGTGTATTAGCAGTGGGGTGTTTAGCTTTTCAATGAGAATAATTACAAATGTACAATTTAGCTGAATGAACCAGAAACCTCTCCAGAGAAGTTTGGTTTCTTTGCTGCAAGAAGAATGAGGTTCTGCAACCTCATCCAAGAACTTAGAAGCCATCAGCCAAGTCTCCATTCTTCTCTGTGCAAAACGTCCCAGCTTATGTAAATGTATAATATTCAGTTCTCAGTTGTAATGCATGCCTTCCGTTGTAAGTAGCCAGATTTCTCTCCGATGTCATTGAAATATGCCACTTTTTAATTGGCCCTGTACAGTTTGCTTATTTATAAATTCATTG
It encodes:
- the ATP2A2 gene encoding sarcoplasmic/endoplasmic reticulum calcium ATPase 2, translating into MENAHTKTVEEVLGHFGVNESTGLSVEQVKKLKERWGSNELPAEEGKTLLELVIEQFEDLLVRILLLAACISFVLAWFEEGEETITAFVEPFVILLILIANAIVGVWQERNAENAIEALKEYEPEMGKVYRQDRKSVQRIKAKDIVPGDIVEIAVGDKVPADIRLTSIKSTTLRVDQSILTGESVSVIKHTDPVPDPRAVNQDKKNMLFSGTNIAAGKAMGVVVATGVNTEIGKIRDEMVATEQERTPLQQKLDEFGEQLSKVISLICIAVWIINIGHFNDPVHGGSWIRGAIYYFKIAVALAVAAIPEGLPAVITTCLALGTRRMAKKNAIVRSLPSVETLGCTSVICSDKTGTLTTNQMSVCRMFILDRVEGDTCSLNEFTITGSTYAPIGEVHKDDKPVRCHQYDGLVELATICALCNDSALDYNEAKGVYEKVGEATETALTCLVEKMNVFDTELKGLSKIERANACNSVIKQLMKKEFTLEFSRDRKSMSVYCTPNKPSRTSMSKMFVKGAPEGVIERCTHIRVGSTKIPITPGVKQKIMSVIREWGSGSDTLRCLALATHDNPMRREEMNLEDSANFIKYETNLTFVGCVGMLDPPRSEVASSVKLCRQAGIRVIMITGDNKGTAVAICRRIGIFRQDEDVTSKAFTGREFDELSPSAQRDACLTARCFARVEPSHKSKIVEFLQSFDEITAMTGDGVNDAPALKKSEIGIAMGSGTAVAKTASEMVLADDNFSTIVAAVEEGRAIYNNMKQFIRYLISSNVGEVVCIFLTAALGFPEALIPVQLLWVNLVTDGLPATALGFNPPDLDIMNKPPRNPKEPLISGWLFFRYLAIGCYVGAATVGAAAWWFIAADGGPRVTFYQLSHFLQCKDDNPDFEGVDCAVFESPYPMTMALSVLVTIEMCNALNSLSENQSLLRMPPWENIWLVGSICLSMSLHFLILYVEPLPLIFQITPLNLTQWLMVLKISLPVILMDETLKFVARNYLEPGKECVQPARPCSLSACTDGISWPFVLLVVPLVVWVYSTDTNFTDMFWS